The Pseudoalteromonas translucida KMM 520 genome has a window encoding:
- the fadJ gene encoding fatty acid oxidation complex subunit alpha FadJ has translation MSDSVFNLTVDENKIAVVTIDVQGEKMNTLRSSFADDLKALLAEAKQQSVKGMVFISGKSDNFIAGADVKMLDSVQKREDALAISELCHHAFFDMENLPFTTVSAIHGAALGGGLEFALACDYRVGTDSGITIIGLPEVQLGLLPGGGGTQRLTKIIGIQKGLEWMLTGKQIRAQQAKKAGVLDDCVPHSVLLKVAKEFAAKGKAPTKEPKLDTVSKLLESNPFGRNFIFKKAKENVIKQTGGHYPAPLLIIKAVRASVELDKLKAYKTEAESFATLVMSDESKALRSVFFATTEMKKDWRNGDAPAINKTAVLGGGLMGAGIAHVSAVKAKVPVRIKDVAEQGISNAMSYTYKILDKRLKRRIMSKADMQLTMSRITGATDYSGFKNIDLVIEAVFEDLELKQGMVADIERECQENTIFASNTSSLPISQIAAQAQRPENVIGLHYFSPVEKMPLVEIIPHAGTSKETITRVVNFARKQGKTPIVVKDTAGFYVNRILAPYLNEAANLMLAGEPIEKIDAALVEFGFPVGPLALLDEVGIDIGSKIAPILEKELGERFKAPDAFTRMIESKRLGRKTGHGFYEYDKKGKKVDESIYELLNVTPAPRLNKSEIAKRCIAQMLNEAVRCLDEGIIASPRDGDIGAIFGIGFPPFFGGPFSYMDKLGASKISSDMSTLGSSNAIFTPCDTLVAMAESGAKFYAAQPSTEPTGESEPAEQATDDAAAPSAKE, from the coding sequence ATGTCAGATTCAGTATTTAATTTAACGGTTGATGAAAATAAAATCGCCGTAGTAACTATAGATGTGCAGGGCGAAAAAATGAATACCCTGCGCAGTAGTTTTGCCGATGATTTAAAAGCCTTACTAGCCGAAGCTAAGCAGCAGTCTGTAAAAGGCATGGTATTTATTAGTGGTAAAAGTGATAACTTTATTGCTGGCGCTGACGTTAAAATGCTTGATAGTGTGCAAAAGCGTGAAGATGCTTTAGCTATTAGCGAGTTATGTCATCATGCATTTTTTGACATGGAAAACCTGCCTTTTACTACGGTTAGTGCTATTCATGGTGCAGCTTTAGGTGGCGGATTAGAGTTTGCATTAGCCTGTGATTACCGCGTAGGCACCGACAGTGGCATTACTATAATTGGTTTGCCAGAAGTGCAATTAGGTTTATTACCTGGTGGCGGCGGTACTCAGCGTTTAACTAAAATAATTGGTATTCAAAAAGGCTTAGAATGGATGCTAACCGGTAAGCAAATTCGTGCACAGCAAGCTAAAAAAGCCGGTGTATTAGATGATTGCGTACCACATAGCGTGCTATTAAAAGTAGCGAAAGAATTTGCTGCTAAAGGCAAAGCACCAACTAAAGAGCCAAAACTCGACACCGTGAGCAAGCTGCTAGAGTCAAACCCGTTTGGTCGTAACTTTATCTTTAAAAAAGCAAAAGAAAACGTCATTAAACAAACGGGCGGACATTACCCTGCGCCACTTTTAATTATTAAAGCAGTACGTGCAAGCGTAGAGCTCGATAAGCTAAAAGCGTATAAAACCGAAGCTGAAAGCTTTGCAACGCTGGTAATGAGCGACGAATCAAAAGCGCTGCGCAGTGTGTTTTTTGCAACCACAGAAATGAAGAAAGACTGGCGCAACGGTGACGCACCAGCAATTAACAAAACCGCAGTGTTAGGTGGCGGACTAATGGGCGCAGGTATTGCGCACGTAAGTGCCGTTAAAGCTAAAGTACCGGTACGTATTAAAGATGTAGCAGAGCAGGGCATTAGTAATGCAATGAGCTACACCTATAAAATTTTAGATAAGCGCTTAAAGCGCCGTATTATGTCTAAAGCCGATATGCAGCTAACAATGAGCCGTATTACAGGCGCTACCGATTACAGCGGTTTTAAAAATATAGATTTAGTAATTGAAGCGGTATTTGAAGATCTTGAGCTTAAACAAGGCATGGTTGCTGATATAGAGCGTGAATGCCAAGAAAATACTATTTTTGCGAGTAATACCTCGTCATTACCTATTTCGCAAATTGCAGCTCAAGCTCAGCGCCCTGAAAACGTGATTGGTTTACATTACTTTTCACCAGTAGAAAAAATGCCACTGGTAGAAATTATTCCACACGCCGGCACCTCAAAAGAGACCATTACTCGTGTGGTAAACTTTGCGCGCAAGCAAGGTAAAACACCTATTGTAGTAAAAGATACCGCTGGCTTTTATGTAAACCGTATTTTAGCGCCTTACTTAAACGAAGCAGCTAACTTAATGCTAGCAGGCGAGCCAATTGAAAAAATTGATGCAGCTTTAGTTGAGTTTGGTTTTCCGGTAGGCCCACTGGCATTACTTGATGAAGTAGGTATTGATATTGGTTCTAAAATTGCGCCAATTTTAGAAAAAGAGCTAGGCGAGCGTTTTAAAGCACCCGATGCATTTACTCGTATGATAGAGTCAAAACGCCTTGGTCGTAAAACTGGTCATGGCTTTTATGAGTACGATAAAAAAGGCAAAAAGGTTGACGAGTCAATTTACGAACTACTTAACGTTACCCCAGCTCCGCGTTTAAATAAAAGCGAAATTGCCAAACGTTGTATTGCACAAATGCTTAATGAAGCGGTTCGTTGTTTAGACGAAGGCATTATTGCCAGCCCGCGTGATGGTGATATTGGTGCTATTTTTGGTATTGGTTTTCCACCGTTCTTCGGCGGACCATTTAGCTATATGGATAAACTAGGCGCAAGTAAAATAAGCTCAGATATGTCTACATTAGGCAGTAGCAATGCAATTTTTACTCCTTGCGACACCCTTGTAGCAATGGCAGAGTCAGGCGCTAAGTTTTATGCCGCTCAGCCAAGCACAGAGCCAACAGGTGAGTCAGAGCCTGCAGAGCAAGCCACTGACGATGCTGCAGCGCCAAGTGCTAAAGAATAA
- a CDS encoding DUF4381 domain-containing protein, which yields MQTSPLDGLHDIIAPSQVNWWPLAPAWWVIIAVLLLLLSAAIYMAYKHYKFKQPKRFAVNLSQQHTDPQQLHIILKRLVIAYYDKRLATQSTKQWCNTLNTLTGLNFNEQEIISVYNLEQKNSALESKFRQAIKQFKLKEAVNV from the coding sequence ATGCAAACGTCTCCACTTGATGGCCTACACGACATAATAGCGCCAAGCCAAGTAAATTGGTGGCCACTTGCCCCTGCTTGGTGGGTTATTATTGCCGTTTTGTTATTGCTGCTAAGCGCCGCAATTTATATGGCTTATAAACATTATAAATTTAAACAACCAAAACGCTTCGCGGTTAATTTAAGCCAACAGCACACTGATCCTCAGCAATTACATATTATTTTAAAACGCTTAGTCATTGCCTATTACGATAAACGCCTTGCTACGCAATCTACCAAGCAGTGGTGTAATACGCTTAACACACTAACCGGATTAAATTTTAACGAACAAGAAATTATCAGTGTTTATAATCTTGAGCAAAAAAATAGCGCGCTAGAAAGTAAGTTTCGCCAAGCAATTAAGCAATTTAAGTTAAAGGAAGCGGTTAATGTTTGA
- the yeiP gene encoding elongation factor P-like protein YeiP, giving the protein MPKASEVKKGTAIDFNGRVLVVKDIVRSVPQGRAGGSLYRMRLYDVVTGSKVDETFKDSDMLTLADLTRREAMLSYIDGDEYVFMDNEDYTPYNLSKEAISEEILFVNEETQGVHVIVIDGAPVGLDLPSSVELVVEETDPSIKGASASARSKPARMSTGLNISVPEHISTGDRIRINTAEHKFMGRAEK; this is encoded by the coding sequence ATGCCAAAGGCGAGTGAAGTTAAAAAAGGGACAGCCATTGATTTTAATGGTCGCGTTTTAGTTGTAAAAGATATAGTACGCTCAGTTCCACAAGGTCGTGCTGGTGGTAGTTTGTACCGTATGCGTTTATACGACGTAGTAACGGGCAGCAAAGTGGATGAAACATTTAAAGACAGTGATATGTTAACACTTGCTGATTTAACGCGTCGTGAAGCTATGCTTTCGTACATTGATGGTGACGAGTATGTGTTTATGGATAACGAAGATTACACGCCATATAACCTAAGTAAAGAGGCGATTAGCGAAGAGATTTTGTTCGTAAATGAAGAAACTCAAGGCGTGCACGTTATTGTAATAGATGGCGCACCGGTTGGCCTAGATTTGCCATCAAGTGTTGAACTGGTTGTGGAAGAAACCGACCCATCTATTAAGGGTGCTTCGGCGAGTGCACGCTCAAAGCCGGCGCGTATGTCTACAGGATTAAATATTTCAGTTCCTGAGCATATTTCTACAGGCGATCGCATTCGTATCAATACTGCAGAGCATAAATTTATGGGCCGTGCTGAAAAGTAA
- a CDS encoding vWA domain-containing protein: MFEFSWPWLFILLPLPFLLLLLKPAVNNAHTRLRIPSFAKHNLTSQSIEAHARRLTSFEWVIWLLLVIAAANPTWLDDPISMPNEGRDIMLAVDLSGSMTEQDMAYNGQYVDRLTMVKAVLTDFIEQRQGDRLGLILFGDTAFLQTPLTRDVKTVSKMLSEAQIGLVGRATAIGDALGLSVKRFANKDKSNRIVVLLTDGQNTAGNLKPEEALLLARDAGIKVYTIGVGSDNPRGFSLFNMGGMSGDTIDEGLLKRIAEQTGGLYFRAKDVAGLQQIYAELDKLEPISVDEQTFRPQSSLFYLPLLIAILLISLKVMLTTLRAIKEPN, translated from the coding sequence ATGTTTGAATTTAGCTGGCCATGGCTGTTTATATTACTCCCCCTGCCTTTCTTACTATTATTACTAAAACCGGCTGTAAACAACGCGCACACTCGACTGCGGATCCCAAGCTTTGCCAAACACAACTTAACCAGCCAAAGCATTGAAGCTCACGCACGGCGCTTAACTTCGTTCGAGTGGGTTATATGGCTTTTACTGGTAATAGCCGCGGCAAACCCCACTTGGTTAGATGATCCTATTTCAATGCCAAACGAAGGCCGCGATATAATGCTGGCGGTTGATTTATCTGGCTCTATGACCGAGCAAGACATGGCTTACAATGGCCAATATGTTGACCGCTTAACTATGGTTAAAGCGGTATTAACTGATTTTATAGAGCAGCGCCAAGGCGACAGGCTCGGCCTTATTTTATTTGGCGACACCGCCTTTTTACAAACCCCCCTTACGCGTGATGTAAAAACCGTGAGTAAAATGCTTTCTGAGGCCCAAATTGGTTTAGTTGGCCGCGCCACCGCCATTGGCGATGCTTTAGGGTTGTCGGTAAAACGTTTTGCAAACAAAGATAAAAGCAATCGTATTGTGGTACTGCTAACCGACGGGCAAAACACTGCGGGTAATTTAAAGCCCGAAGAAGCCCTACTGCTTGCCCGCGATGCCGGTATAAAAGTGTATACCATTGGCGTTGGCTCAGATAATCCTCGTGGGTTTAGTTTATTTAATATGGGCGGTATGAGCGGCGACACAATAGATGAGGGGTTATTAAAACGCATAGCTGAGCAAACTGGCGGTTTGTACTTTAGAGCTAAAGATGTAGCCGGTTTACAGCAAATTTATGCCGAACTAGACAAATTAGAGCCCATTAGTGTAGATGAGCAAACCTTTCGCCCGCAAAGCTCATTATTTTACTTGCCGTTATTAATCGCTATTTTGC
- a CDS encoding AAA family ATPase, with protein sequence MAANAFSQLKTYLDTQIIGQPELTQALLITILADGHLLVEGPPGLAKTRAVNALAKGIEGSFQRVQFTPDLLPADITGTDIYRQQTSEFVFEKGPLFHNLILADEINRAPAKVQSALLEAMAERQVTVGKNTYPLSDLFLVMATQNPLEQEGTYPLPEAQLDRFLLHLSIGYPGAEHELDILRLTRGEALNEQPAVMQKISQSDLFAGRKAILGLYLAPPLEQYLVQLIIATREGAKLDAQLGSWIEFGASPRATIALDKCARAHAWLQGRDFVAPDDIQAVVHNVLRHRIILSYEAQADGITKDQVISRIVELVAVP encoded by the coding sequence ATGGCAGCTAACGCATTTTCACAATTAAAAACGTACTTAGATACACAAATTATTGGCCAGCCAGAGCTTACTCAAGCGCTACTTATTACCATTTTAGCTGACGGCCACTTATTAGTAGAAGGCCCTCCTGGCCTTGCAAAAACGCGCGCTGTAAACGCCTTAGCTAAAGGCATTGAAGGCTCGTTTCAGCGGGTGCAATTTACGCCCGACTTGCTCCCTGCCGATATTACCGGTACTGATATTTATCGTCAGCAAACCAGTGAGTTTGTATTTGAAAAAGGCCCGCTATTTCATAACCTTATTTTAGCTGATGAAATAAACCGTGCCCCTGCTAAAGTACAATCAGCTTTATTAGAAGCCATGGCAGAGCGCCAAGTAACGGTAGGTAAAAACACTTATCCGCTAAGTGACCTATTTTTAGTAATGGCCACGCAAAACCCGCTAGAGCAAGAAGGCACTTACCCGCTTCCTGAAGCGCAGCTTGACCGCTTTTTACTGCATTTGAGTATAGGTTACCCTGGTGCAGAGCACGAATTAGACATACTGCGTTTAACCCGAGGCGAAGCATTAAACGAGCAACCAGCAGTAATGCAAAAAATTAGTCAAAGCGATTTATTTGCCGGTCGTAAAGCTATTTTAGGCCTATATTTAGCACCACCACTTGAGCAGTATTTAGTGCAGCTTATTATAGCTACTCGTGAAGGCGCTAAATTAGACGCACAACTAGGTAGCTGGATTGAGTTCGGTGCTAGTCCACGTGCCACTATTGCCCTTGATAAATGTGCCCGTGCGCATGCTTGGTTGCAAGGCCGCGATTTTGTAGCGCCCGACGATATTCAGGCAGTAGTACATAATGTATTGCGCCATCGTATTATTTTAAGTTACGAAGCCCAAGCCGATGGCATTACTAAAGATCAGGTAATTAGCCGTATTGTTGAACTTGTAGCCGTACCGTAA
- a CDS encoding DUF58 domain-containing protein, which yields MQTPLDPQAWLAQSHSHGVNLALKELMYYKVKAQLLELAPKVKIKNTLTGQYLAPHKGRGMEFAEVRHYQQGDDIRSIDWRVTARTGETHTKLFQEEKERPVFIFTDFSNSMLFGSQLLLKSVQAAHISALVAWSACQRGDRIGGIVFNQHSHLELKPSAREKAVLKLCHNLCDSHQQALNAIDEQATNNFSDNLKRLNHLAKPGSLVYLISDFNALDDASFKQLEILSRHCELIGCHISDPFEHQLPAFKQAVTVSANGQDFALPLMDSSFRARFAKNAEQAFSTRFNRLTKSGLNLISFNAATPLELQLVRK from the coding sequence ATGCAAACACCATTAGATCCCCAAGCATGGCTTGCACAAAGCCATAGCCACGGTGTTAATTTAGCGCTTAAAGAGCTGATGTATTACAAAGTCAAAGCGCAATTGCTGGAACTGGCTCCTAAAGTAAAAATTAAAAACACCTTAACCGGGCAATACCTTGCGCCGCATAAAGGCCGTGGTATGGAGTTTGCCGAAGTACGCCACTATCAACAAGGCGACGATATTCGCTCTATTGATTGGCGTGTAACTGCGCGCACTGGCGAAACACACACTAAGCTTTTTCAAGAAGAGAAAGAGCGCCCGGTGTTTATTTTTACTGATTTTTCAAACTCGATGCTATTTGGATCGCAGTTGTTATTAAAATCGGTGCAAGCCGCGCACATTAGCGCATTAGTTGCTTGGTCGGCCTGCCAACGTGGTGACCGTATTGGTGGTATTGTATTTAATCAGCACTCTCATTTAGAGCTCAAGCCCAGCGCCCGTGAAAAAGCGGTATTAAAGCTGTGTCATAATTTATGCGATAGCCACCAGCAAGCCCTAAACGCAATTGACGAGCAAGCTACTAACAACTTTAGCGATAATTTAAAGCGCCTTAACCATTTGGCTAAACCCGGTAGTTTAGTGTATTTAATTTCTGACTTTAATGCCCTAGACGACGCCAGCTTTAAACAGCTCGAAATACTGAGCCGCCACTGCGAGCTAATTGGTTGCCACATAAGCGATCCATTTGAGCATCAGTTACCGGCATTTAAACAAGCCGTTACAGTAAGCGCCAATGGCCAAGACTTTGCCCTACCACTTATGGATAGCAGCTTTAGAGCGCGCTTTGCTAAAAATGCAGAACAGGCATTTAGCACACGCTTTAATCGCTTAACTAAATCGGGTCTTAATTTAATATCATTCAATGCAGCCACACCGCTTGAGCTGCAATTAGTGAGAAAATAA
- a CDS encoding MmcQ/YjbR family DNA-binding protein encodes MDQQTVHEYLVNKPLVKVTQPFSKEVDVYKVNHKMFATLALGNDDNNDANGEPIWWLNLKCDPDEALALRDMFTAVIPGYHMNKRLWNTIILDGTIPQNEIKRMIDNSFDLVVDNMPEKDKKIIAAHL; translated from the coding sequence ATGGACCAACAAACTGTACATGAGTATTTAGTTAACAAACCACTAGTTAAAGTAACCCAACCTTTTTCTAAAGAAGTTGATGTTTACAAGGTAAACCATAAAATGTTTGCCACCCTTGCACTGGGTAATGATGATAATAACGACGCCAATGGCGAGCCTATTTGGTGGTTAAATTTAAAATGTGACCCCGACGAAGCACTAGCATTAAGAGATATGTTTACTGCAGTGATCCCTGGCTATCATATGAATAAACGCCTTTGGAATACCATAATACTAGATGGCACAATCCCGCAAAACGAGATTAAGCGAATGATTGATAATTCATTTGATTTAGTGGTAGATAACATGCCAGAAAAAGATAAAAAAATTATCGCCGCCCATCTTTAA
- the fadI gene encoding acetyl-CoA C-acyltransferase FadI: MSEQNILKTSKGDRIAIVSGLRTPFAKQATAFHHVPALDMGKLVVNEMLERLNFNKSEIDQLVFGQVVQMPEAPNIAREIVLGTGMPVSVDAYSVSRACATSFQAIANVAESIMAGSVTVGIAGGADSSSVLPIGVSKKLAGSLVDLNKARTLGQRLKIFSKLRLKDLLPVPPAVAEYSTGLSMGQTAEQMAKTHNISREDQDALAHRSHSLATQAWADGKLKDEVMTAHLPPYKSFIDEDNNIRKNSTVEGYAKLKPVFDRQHGTVTAANATPLTDGAAAVLMMSESKAKALGYEILGYVRSFAFSAIGVEKDMLMGPAHATPIALDRAGITLADLDLIEMHEAFASQTLANMKMFASDKFAQEHLGRSKAIGEINMDKFNVLGGSLAYGHPFAATGARLITQSLYELKRRGGGLALTTACAAGGLGAAFVLESA; the protein is encoded by the coding sequence ATGTCTGAGCAAAACATACTTAAAACATCAAAGGGCGATCGTATAGCCATAGTTAGCGGCCTACGTACACCTTTTGCCAAGCAAGCAACAGCGTTCCACCATGTACCTGCACTTGATATGGGTAAACTTGTGGTTAACGAAATGCTTGAGCGATTAAATTTCAACAAGTCAGAAATTGATCAACTTGTATTTGGTCAAGTAGTACAAATGCCAGAAGCACCAAATATAGCACGCGAAATTGTATTAGGTACTGGCATGCCAGTATCGGTTGATGCCTATTCAGTATCACGCGCCTGTGCGACTAGTTTTCAGGCTATTGCCAACGTTGCTGAGTCGATTATGGCGGGCTCTGTTACTGTAGGTATTGCGGGCGGCGCAGATTCGTCTTCAGTATTGCCAATCGGTGTTAGTAAAAAGCTAGCAGGCAGCTTAGTTGACTTAAATAAAGCGCGTACGCTTGGTCAGCGCTTAAAAATATTTTCAAAACTGCGTTTAAAAGACTTATTGCCAGTGCCTCCTGCGGTTGCAGAGTACTCAACAGGCCTTTCAATGGGGCAAACTGCTGAGCAAATGGCTAAAACACATAACATTAGCCGTGAAGATCAAGATGCATTAGCGCATCGCTCGCATTCATTAGCAACCCAAGCATGGGCTGATGGCAAATTAAAAGATGAAGTAATGACGGCGCACTTACCGCCATATAAAAGCTTTATTGATGAAGATAACAACATTCGTAAAAACTCAACGGTTGAAGGCTACGCTAAGCTTAAGCCAGTATTTGACCGCCAACACGGTACAGTAACTGCAGCAAACGCCACTCCATTAACCGACGGTGCAGCCGCGGTATTAATGATGAGCGAAAGCAAAGCAAAAGCACTGGGTTACGAAATTCTTGGTTATGTACGCAGTTTTGCGTTTTCAGCCATTGGTGTTGAAAAAGATATGCTTATGGGTCCAGCTCATGCCACGCCTATCGCGCTAGATAGAGCGGGTATTACCCTTGCCGACCTAGACTTAATAGAAATGCACGAAGCGTTTGCATCGCAAACACTCGCTAACATGAAAATGTTTGCCTCAGATAAGTTTGCGCAAGAGCACTTAGGTCGCAGCAAAGCGATTGGCGAAATTAACATGGATAAGTTTAACGTATTAGGTGGATCGCTTGCTTATGGACATCCATTTGCAGCAACCGGTGCTCGCTTAATTACGCAAAGCTTATACGAGCTTAAGCGTCGTGGTGGCGGTTTAGCATTAACAACAGCCTGTGCTGCAGGTGGTTTAGGTGCAGCTTTTGTATTGGAGAGTGCGTAA
- a CDS encoding EAL and GGDEF domain-containing protein, whose protein sequence is MITIIIKISLLLALLVASHSLYALEATFNLNLNTVAITASAIIVLVLCYMLTVIYKLRRSRYQLMLSEQRLKSTVEGSGDTLWDWNIKTGKVLRINDKYLMDSILSTEFPPNKSLIHPSDISQVEYLLKKHFAQQTPFFEATYRIKDHFGGWLWVLDRGKIIEKDTNLSPLRMTGTVRDISQLKLTEERLNLFAKCVESLTDALAIYDKNFKLVDINPSFLTLFGGVREQYLKKDFNLPGYDKSYINTIKKTVYQRDSLQQEVKLRNSAHVLLPIEISIDDIRNDQNQITNYVVVYSDLTERKKAESQLHNLSNRDRTTNLPNRNLFFTDLQKLGQLNSHHALLVFDLDNFKKINDSLGHQLGDSLLAKLAMRLNKLTRENDVFYRLGGDEFALVMSDTNDIYTITRTAKQFLAAIATPFKMAGHELAITSSVGIVLFPEDGNTPELLLKNADTAMYHAKKKGNSYLFFNDTMNREAVKRLQIENLMRFGLKENHFAVYYQPKMNIHTGKLVGMEALVRFITPKKGIISPGVFIPIAEETGQIIEIGEVVLNKACRDVKEWLDAGLFNGRVAVNLSAKQFSLPDLTTRIDVILQKNALPSYFLELEITEGTVMDDPKDAIAIMRSLSARGIHLAMDDFGTGYSSLAYLKQFPLNTLKVDKAFIDDMKNERGRNMVDSIVTIAHNLGLHVVAEGVEQASQIEILKQLNCETVQGYYYSKPLSKDEFTEFLKLQHSKSVPSLISPIKKVAVTN, encoded by the coding sequence ATGATCACAATAATAATAAAAATAAGCTTACTATTAGCCCTATTAGTTGCCTCGCATAGCCTATATGCCTTAGAGGCAACTTTTAACTTAAATTTAAATACCGTTGCAATTACGGCAAGCGCAATTATTGTGCTTGTTTTATGCTACATGCTAACGGTTATATATAAACTTAGGCGCTCTCGCTATCAGCTTATGCTTTCTGAACAACGCTTAAAAAGCACTGTTGAAGGCAGTGGCGATACTCTTTGGGATTGGAATATAAAAACCGGTAAAGTACTTCGAATTAACGATAAGTACTTAATGGATTCAATATTATCAACAGAGTTCCCGCCTAATAAAAGCCTTATTCACCCAAGCGACATTTCCCAAGTAGAGTATTTACTTAAAAAACACTTTGCTCAGCAAACTCCTTTTTTTGAAGCGACTTATCGGATTAAAGATCATTTTGGTGGATGGCTCTGGGTGCTCGATCGCGGCAAAATAATAGAAAAAGACACCAACCTTAGTCCCCTACGTATGACAGGCACAGTGCGCGATATTTCACAATTAAAGCTAACCGAAGAGCGCTTAAACCTTTTTGCAAAATGCGTTGAGTCGTTAACCGATGCCCTAGCCATTTACGATAAAAACTTTAAGTTAGTCGATATTAACCCCAGCTTTTTAACCTTATTTGGTGGCGTGCGCGAGCAGTACCTTAAAAAAGACTTTAACTTGCCCGGCTACGACAAAAGTTACATTAACACCATTAAAAAAACCGTATACCAGCGAGATAGCCTGCAACAAGAAGTTAAATTACGCAATAGTGCACATGTTTTATTACCCATTGAAATCTCGATTGATGATATTAGAAATGATCAAAACCAAATAACTAACTATGTCGTTGTATACTCTGATTTAACCGAGCGTAAAAAAGCCGAATCGCAACTGCATAACCTCTCCAATAGAGACCGCACCACCAACCTGCCTAACCGTAATTTGTTTTTTACCGACTTACAAAAATTAGGACAACTAAACTCGCACCATGCTTTGTTAGTATTCGATTTAGATAACTTTAAAAAAATAAACGACTCTTTAGGGCACCAACTAGGTGACAGCTTATTAGCTAAACTCGCTATGCGGCTAAATAAGCTCACTCGCGAGAATGACGTGTTTTATCGTTTAGGCGGCGATGAGTTTGCACTGGTAATGTCTGATACTAACGACATATATACGATTACCCGCACCGCTAAACAGTTTTTAGCTGCTATTGCTACACCTTTTAAAATGGCCGGACATGAGCTCGCCATTACCTCAAGCGTTGGCATTGTGTTGTTCCCTGAAGATGGCAATACCCCAGAACTACTATTAAAAAATGCTGACACCGCTATGTACCACGCTAAAAAGAAAGGTAATAGTTATCTGTTTTTTAATGACACCATGAACCGTGAAGCCGTAAAACGCCTGCAAATAGAAAACCTAATGCGCTTTGGTTTAAAAGAAAATCATTTTGCCGTGTATTACCAACCAAAAATGAATATTCATACTGGTAAACTTGTAGGAATGGAGGCATTAGTACGCTTTATCACGCCTAAAAAAGGCATTATTAGCCCGGGTGTTTTTATCCCAATAGCAGAAGAAACAGGGCAAATAATAGAAATTGGCGAAGTGGTTTTAAATAAAGCCTGTCGCGATGTAAAAGAGTGGCTTGATGCGGGCTTATTTAATGGCAGAGTTGCCGTGAACTTATCGGCTAAGCAGTTTAGTTTACCCGACCTAACAACACGTATTGATGTGATTTTACAAAAAAATGCATTGCCCTCTTACTTTTTAGAGCTAGAAATTACCGAAGGCACGGTAATGGACGATCCTAAAGATGCTATCGCAATAATGCGCTCACTCAGCGCCCGAGGTATTCATTTAGCAATGGACGACTTTGGTACCGGTTACTCTTCGCTGGCCTATTTAAAGCAGTTTCCGCTTAATACGCTCAAAGTTGATAAAGCCTTTATTGATGACATGAAAAACGAGCGAGGCCGCAATATGGTCGACTCAATTGTTACTATTGCCCATAACCTTGGCCTGCATGTGGTTGCAGAGGGCGTAGAGCAAGCATCGCAAATAGAAATACTCAAACAATTAAACTGTGAAACAGTACAAGGCTACTATTACTCTAAGCCGCTATCAAAAGATGAGTTTACCGAGTTTTTAAAACTCCAGCACAGTAAGTCTGTACCTAGTTTAATTAGCCCGATTAAAAAAGTGGCTGTTACTAATTAA